One genomic segment of Oscillospiraceae bacterium includes these proteins:
- a CDS encoding thioesterase: MREQDIRYELYLAGNDFDQNGQLKPSTCPNLTQQVVERHLQKFEMGTHDLLEAGLGWVLIGYTAVFDEPIKSCIPLTARTWHSGKKGPYYRRETAFYDENGKRRIGVSTFSVMLDMNTRSIARHYALPGTLDECTEFLVPNAKPAATAAESYTPVETFTVRNSQVDALGHLNNARYADFAFDVMTDEERAKTLRRLEITFYSELRRNDTFTLLAHRESDRLLFRGENEEGKKAFDLALFVE; the protein is encoded by the coding sequence ATGCGAGAACAAGACATCCGTTACGAACTCTATTTGGCCGGAAACGATTTCGACCAAAACGGTCAACTAAAGCCCTCGACCTGCCCGAATCTGACCCAGCAAGTCGTCGAGCGGCACCTCCAAAAATTCGAGATGGGCACTCATGATCTGCTTGAAGCGGGACTCGGCTGGGTGCTGATCGGCTACACTGCGGTGTTTGACGAACCCATCAAATCCTGTATCCCGTTGACCGCACGCACTTGGCATTCCGGCAAAAAAGGTCCTTATTACCGCCGCGAAACGGCCTTTTATGATGAAAACGGCAAGCGCCGGATCGGCGTCTCGACCTTCTCGGTGATGCTCGACATGAACACCCGCAGCATCGCCCGCCACTATGCCCTGCCCGGTACGCTTGACGAATGCACCGAATTTCTAGTGCCCAACGCCAAACCCGCCGCGACAGCAGCCGAAAGCTATACCCCGGTCGAGACCTTTACCGTGCGCAACAGCCAAGTCGATGCGCTCGGCCATTTGAATAACGCCCGTTATGCCGACTTTGCTTTCGACGTGATGACCGACGAAGAACGCGCCAAGACCCTGCGGCGGCTCGAAATCACCTTTTACAGCGAACTGCGGCGCAACGACACTTTTACGCTCCTTGCACACCGTGAATCCGACCGCCTGCTTTTCCGCGGTGAGAACGAAGAAGGCAAAAAGGCGTTCGATCTGGCGCTGTTTGTTGAATAA
- a CDS encoding YitT family protein, producing MKKPITKEIVNDYLICTVGALVMAVGIYFFKFPNNFSIGGVSGLSIILSNYFHLSSASVITAVINIALLIFGFIFLGRDCGAKTVLGTVVFSGALIVLEKLVPLTGPLTDQPFMELFFAVGVPAVGTAMLFNRNGSTGGTDIVAMILRKYSSMNIGAALLVSDTIITLGSFLFGIKVGLFAILGLLMKSLVVDGVIESINQCKCFQIITDEPEEIGKFINTTIHRSATIIEAKGAYTQQKKYLVIAVMKRYQAVQLRRYLKTNHPETFMMIMNSSEIVGKGFRGTT from the coding sequence ATGAAAAAACCGATTACAAAAGAGATCGTCAACGACTATTTGATCTGTACGGTGGGTGCGTTGGTGATGGCTGTGGGCATCTACTTTTTCAAATTCCCAAACAATTTTTCCATCGGCGGTGTCAGCGGTCTCTCGATCATCCTCAGCAACTATTTTCACCTGTCCTCAGCGTCGGTAATCACGGCAGTCATTAATATCGCCCTGCTGATATTCGGCTTTATTTTTCTCGGACGCGACTGCGGCGCTAAGACGGTGCTGGGAACGGTGGTGTTTTCGGGTGCGCTGATCGTACTGGAGAAACTCGTTCCGCTCACAGGCCCGCTGACCGACCAACCGTTCATGGAGCTGTTTTTCGCAGTCGGCGTCCCGGCGGTCGGCACCGCTATGCTGTTTAACCGCAACGGCAGCACCGGCGGCACCGACATCGTTGCGATGATTTTGCGCAAATACTCTTCCATGAACATCGGTGCGGCCCTGCTTGTCAGCGACACGATCATCACCCTCGGCTCGTTTTTATTCGGTATCAAGGTCGGACTTTTCGCCATCCTGGGCCTGCTGATGAAATCGCTGGTCGTCGACGGCGTGATCGAGAGCATCAACCAGTGCAAATGTTTTCAGATCATCACCGACGAACCCGAGGAAATCGGAAAGTTTATCAATACCACCATACACCGCAGTGCCACGATCATCGAGGCCAAAGGCGCCTATACCCAACAAAAGAAATATCTCGTCATCGCCGTAATGAAGCGCTATCAAGCGGTACAGCTGCGGCGATATCTCAAAACCAACCACCCCGAGACCTTTATGATGATCATGAACTCCAGTGAAATCGTCGGCAAGGGCTTCCGCGGCACCACTTAA
- a CDS encoding serpin family protein → MKKSIPGMLLCLLMTVLLVFNAAGCGIQVAAADLMEGVNGQAVTGKAADEAFVSSSANFAVELFKKTITQGENSLVSPLSVMLALAMTANGANAQTKTEMEAVLGAGMSVEDLNEYLYTYVKNLPTDDKYKLGIANSIWIKDDGSLEVNPDFLQVNADYYDAAAYKAPFDDQTLADINDWVKNNTDGMIDKILDQIDPDMVMYLINAVLFDAEWQTPYEEGDVNDGTFNAYDDSAQNVKMMGSDEHLYLDDGMATGFVKNYAGGKYSFAALLPNEGVSIDEYVASLTGEGLIATLANVEQSSVRAQLPKFSYEYKIKMNDALAALGMPTAFTGGADFSKMGTSPVGNLFIGEVVHKTYIEVTELGTRAGAVTEVGMKLTSIPMYDHTITLDRPFVYVIVDNATNLPIFIGTLLSVG, encoded by the coding sequence ATGAAGAAATCCATTCCGGGCATGTTACTGTGCCTGCTGATGACCGTACTTTTGGTTTTTAATGCGGCGGGCTGCGGCATTCAAGTGGCGGCCGCCGACCTGATGGAGGGTGTCAACGGGCAGGCTGTTACCGGTAAAGCAGCCGATGAGGCTTTTGTTTCGTCCTCGGCGAATTTTGCCGTGGAACTGTTTAAAAAGACCATAACGCAGGGCGAGAATTCGCTGGTCTCGCCGCTTTCGGTGATGCTGGCGCTGGCGATGACGGCCAACGGCGCGAACGCTCAGACCAAGACTGAGATGGAAGCCGTACTCGGTGCGGGAATGTCGGTCGAAGATTTGAACGAGTATCTGTATACCTATGTCAAAAATTTGCCTACGGATGACAAATATAAACTCGGCATTGCCAACTCTATCTGGATCAAGGACGACGGCTCACTGGAAGTCAATCCCGACTTTTTGCAGGTAAACGCGGATTATTATGATGCCGCAGCTTATAAAGCGCCGTTTGACGATCAGACGCTGGCTGACATCAATGACTGGGTCAAAAACAACACCGACGGCATGATCGATAAGATTTTAGATCAAATCGATCCCGATATGGTGATGTATCTGATCAATGCGGTGCTGTTTGACGCCGAGTGGCAGACCCCGTATGAAGAGGGCGACGTGAACGACGGGACGTTTAACGCTTATGACGATTCCGCACAGAACGTCAAGATGATGGGTTCGGATGAGCATTTGTATCTCGACGACGGCATGGCGACAGGCTTTGTCAAAAACTATGCCGGCGGAAAATACAGTTTTGCCGCGCTGCTGCCGAACGAGGGTGTCTCGATCGATGAGTATGTCGCATCGCTGACCGGCGAAGGCCTTATTGCCACACTTGCCAATGTAGAGCAGTCCAGCGTACGGGCGCAGCTGCCGAAATTCAGCTATGAATATAAAATCAAGATGAACGACGCGCTTGCGGCGCTCGGTATGCCGACCGCGTTTACCGGCGGCGCGGATTTTTCGAAAATGGGTACTTCGCCCGTAGGCAATCTGTTTATCGGTGAGGTTGTGCACAAAACCTATATCGAGGTCACCGAACTGGGCACCAGAGCCGGGGCGGTTACCGAAGTCGGCATGAAACTGACTTCCATCCCGATGTATGATCACACCATCACGCTGGATCGTCCGTTTGTCTATGTGATTGTGGATAACGCCACCAACCTGCCGATCTTTATCGGCACGCTGCTGAGCGTCGGCTAA
- a CDS encoding serpin family protein yields the protein MRKAGIRVFLCFFIAAVLLLNSAGCVRIAAKDLMEGVNQQPVVGKTVDDAFISSSANFAVELFKKTVTQGENSLISPLSVMLALAMTANGADTQTKAEMETLLGGDIPLEELNEYLYTYIQNLPSDEKYKFEIANSIWLKDDDSFEVNPDFLQTNADYYDTAVYMAPFNNQTLSDINNWVRKNTDHMIDKGIDEFNPNAVCCLINAVVFDAKWETKYSKKDVKEDEFCAYDGTVQNVEMMSSEENFYLDDGMATGFIKNYKDGKYSFAALLPNEGVSIDDYIASLTGEGLVTTLTNKSGRGVNVEMPKFTNDYAITMNDALKALGMTAAFDAETADFSKLGTSSYGSIWLDEVLQKTHIEVDENGTKAIAVTFSFSFTTAAGPSRTVKLDRPFVYMIIDNATNLPIFIGTVLGIK from the coding sequence ATGAGAAAAGCCGGCATACGCGTTTTCTTGTGCTTCTTTATAGCAGCGGTTTTGCTTTTGAACAGTGCAGGATGTGTGCGAATCGCCGCGAAGGATTTGATGGAAGGTGTCAATCAACAGCCGGTTGTGGGGAAAACGGTTGATGATGCGTTCATTTCATCTTCAGCGAATTTTGCCGTGGAACTCTTTAAAAAGACCGTGACGCAGGGTGAAAATTCTCTGATATCGCCGCTGTCGGTGATGCTGGCGCTGGCGATGACCGCCAACGGAGCCGACACGCAGACCAAAGCGGAGATGGAAACCTTACTCGGCGGAGATATTCCGCTAGAAGAACTAAACGAGTATCTGTATACCTATATACAAAACCTGCCCTCGGATGAAAAATATAAGTTCGAAATCGCCAACTCGATCTGGCTGAAAGACGATGATTCTTTTGAGGTGAATCCTGATTTTTTGCAAACAAACGCCGATTATTACGACACGGCGGTTTATATGGCACCGTTCAATAACCAAACGTTGTCTGATATCAATAACTGGGTCAGAAAAAATACAGATCATATGATTGATAAGGGGATTGATGAATTTAATCCCAATGCGGTATGTTGCCTGATCAACGCAGTGGTATTTGACGCGAAATGGGAGACGAAATACAGTAAAAAAGACGTTAAAGAGGATGAATTCTGCGCTTATGACGGGACCGTGCAGAACGTTGAGATGATGAGCTCAGAAGAAAATTTTTATCTCGACGACGGCATGGCTACGGGTTTTATAAAAAATTACAAAGACGGGAAATACAGTTTCGCAGCGCTGTTGCCAAACGAGGGTGTTTCAATTGATGATTACATCGCATCTCTGACCGGTGAGGGGCTGGTCACAACACTCACAAACAAAAGCGGTCGGGGAGTGAATGTGGAAATGCCGAAATTCACGAATGACTATGCGATAACAATGAACGATGCGCTCAAAGCGCTCGGTATGACGGCTGCGTTTGATGCCGAAACCGCCGACTTTTCAAAACTCGGCACCTCATCATACGGGAGTATATGGCTTGATGAAGTACTGCAAAAGACCCATATTGAGGTGGATGAAAACGGCACAAAAGCTATAGCGGTGACATTTTCATTTTCTTTTACCACCGCCGCAGGGCCAAGCCGTACAGTAAAACTGGACCGGCCGTTTGTGTATATGATTATCGATAACGCGACGAATCTTCCGATCTTTATCGGCACCGTACTTGGTATCAAATAA
- the putP gene encoding sodium/proline symporter PutP has protein sequence MNYAELGAFILYFLIVVGIGVWMFFKTRGGDEKDYFLGGRKMGSWVAALSASASDMSAWLLMGLPGSILAYGMGKVWIAIGLLIGTFLNWQFTAPRLRRFSKAANDSITIPQYLTNRFKSEHRLLQIIPAIVFLVCYAVYAASSFKACGMLFNSVLGIDYEVATAVAAGIILLYTFLGGFAAVCWTDFIQGMLMLAALLITPIVALGAMDANAAFGTVQVAENYWNLIPGGKLDWNGISTIISGLAWGLGYFGMPHILVRFMSIKEQKMVKKSKWIAVIWTTLGLCAAVAVALVGRIYLSDLPADQSSLVFINMVRSLFPAFLAGILLSAILAASMSTADSQLLVSASAFTSDVYKPIFRKKAGNKEMLWVGRGVVALITVVAFLIAVNPNSGDIMDLVENAWAGFGSAFGPVILLSLGWKKFTAKGAVAGIIGGALTDVLWLLFLSGSTGIYELAPGFIVGCICAVAGTMLSKKETRDAAEKIYTVLDASEE, from the coding sequence ATGAATTACGCGGAATTAGGCGCATTTATTCTCTATTTTTTAATTGTGGTCGGCATTGGGGTTTGGATGTTTTTCAAGACCCGCGGCGGCGACGAAAAGGATTATTTTCTGGGCGGCAGAAAGATGGGCAGCTGGGTGGCGGCATTGTCGGCCTCGGCTTCGGATATGTCGGCTTGGCTGCTGATGGGCTTGCCCGGTTCGATTTTGGCCTACGGCATGGGAAAGGTTTGGATTGCGATCGGGCTTTTGATCGGTACTTTTTTGAACTGGCAGTTTACCGCGCCCCGGCTACGCAGATTTTCTAAGGCGGCCAACGACTCCATTACCATTCCGCAGTATCTGACCAATCGTTTTAAAAGCGAACATCGTCTGCTGCAAATCATTCCGGCAATTGTGTTTTTGGTATGTTATGCGGTGTATGCGGCCTCCAGTTTTAAGGCCTGCGGTATGCTGTTTAACTCTGTTTTGGGTATTGATTATGAAGTTGCAACAGCCGTCGCTGCCGGTATTATTTTGCTGTATACCTTTTTGGGCGGTTTTGCCGCGGTGTGCTGGACGGACTTTATTCAGGGCATGCTGATGCTTGCGGCACTATTGATCACGCCGATTGTCGCACTCGGAGCCATGGATGCAAACGCCGCTTTCGGAACCGTTCAGGTGGCGGAAAATTATTGGAATCTGATCCCCGGGGGAAAACTGGACTGGAACGGAATCAGTACGATCATATCGGGACTCGCTTGGGGCCTCGGCTATTTCGGAATGCCGCACATTCTGGTGCGCTTTATGTCCATCAAGGAACAGAAGATGGTCAAAAAGTCCAAGTGGATTGCAGTGATCTGGACAACACTGGGCCTTTGCGCCGCGGTCGCCGTGGCGTTGGTCGGACGGATTTATCTGTCCGATTTGCCTGCCGATCAATCTAGCTTGGTCTTTATCAACATGGTGCGGTCACTGTTCCCTGCATTCTTGGCCGGTATATTGCTTTCCGCCATTCTCGCCGCTTCCATGAGTACCGCTGACAGCCAGCTGCTGGTCTCGGCTTCGGCGTTTACAAGCGACGTCTATAAACCGATTTTCCGCAAAAAAGCGGGCAATAAAGAAATGCTCTGGGTCGGACGCGGCGTGGTCGCGCTGATCACCGTTGTGGCATTTTTGATTGCGGTAAATCCCAACAGCGGCGACATCATGGACCTCGTCGAGAACGCCTGGGCCGGTTTCGGTTCGGCATTCGGCCCGGTGATCCTGCTCTCGTTAGGCTGGAAGAAGTTCACCGCAAAAGGCGCTGTCGCCGGTATCATCGGCGGTGCGCTGACCGACGTTTTATGGCTGCTTTTCCTCTCCGGCTCGACGGGTATCTATGAACTCGCACCCGGATTTATCGTAGGCTGTATCTGCGCCGTTGCCGGCACAATGCTGAGCAAAAAAGAGACCCGCGACGCGGCTGAAAAGATTTACACCGTACTCGACGCCAGCGAGGAATAA
- a CDS encoding glycosyl hydrolase family 28 protein yields MKTFFVNEFPGINDDERITACFAEAKRQKNSTVVFRGRDFVISRAIEVGSDMTILVDDCTIKQADGAFDNVFRGANIKIDSEKPFGDAQDVAPLENVKIIGRGKAVIEGCDKNRRGFHTVLEQEQDMTGDFWGWRTYQMMFCNAKNLEIAGLTFVKTRCWCITIDLSSDVYVHDLSIFSTIKNGDGVHFLSGCHDILVERIKGVTSDDTVAVQSGLLWFEFPFRNYLYPFTPAKCLYDQLSLRELDCHDIVIRDITAGGRYHNIICLALSDTCIYNIMIENVRDTCRDDPYPATVFLYAGIYDKPGTLRDITVRGIHSIADTCVSTNVNIDNLLLSDLHQYGEGCRFLGSFPYLPIKRNL; encoded by the coding sequence ATGAAAACGTTTTTCGTAAATGAGTTCCCGGGGATAAACGACGATGAGCGTATCACCGCCTGCTTTGCTGAGGCCAAACGGCAGAAAAACAGCACGGTGGTTTTTCGCGGACGGGATTTTGTGATTTCGCGGGCGATTGAAGTCGGTTCGGATATGACGATTCTGGTCGACGACTGCACAATCAAGCAGGCCGACGGGGCGTTTGACAACGTGTTTCGCGGGGCGAATATCAAGATTGATTCCGAGAAGCCGTTTGGGGATGCGCAGGATGTCGCACCGCTGGAAAATGTGAAGATTATAGGGCGCGGAAAGGCTGTGATTGAGGGCTGCGATAAAAACCGCAGGGGTTTTCACACGGTGTTGGAACAAGAACAGGATATGACCGGCGACTTTTGGGGCTGGCGGACGTATCAGATGATGTTCTGCAATGCCAAAAACCTCGAAATCGCGGGGCTGACCTTTGTCAAAACCCGCTGTTGGTGTATCACCATCGACCTATCGAGTGACGTATATGTGCATGACCTCTCGATCTTTTCGACGATTAAAAACGGGGACGGCGTACATTTTCTGTCCGGCTGCCATGATATTTTGGTCGAGCGGATCAAGGGTGTGACCTCCGACGATACCGTGGCGGTGCAGTCCGGGCTGTTGTGGTTTGAATTTCCGTTCCGTAATTATTTATATCCGTTTACACCTGCGAAATGCTTGTATGATCAGCTTTCACTGCGGGAGTTGGATTGTCACGACATCGTGATTCGGGATATCACAGCGGGCGGTCGGTATCACAACATCATCTGTTTGGCGCTGTCCGACACCTGCATTTACAACATCATGATCGAGAATGTCCGCGATACCTGCCGCGACGACCCTTATCCGGCGACAGTGTTTCTGTATGCGGGTATCTATGATAAGCCGGGGACCCTGCGCGACATTACGGTACGCGGGATTCACTCCATTGCCGACACCTGTGTTTCGACCAACGTCAATATCGATAATTTGCTGTTGTCCGATTTGCATCAATACGGCGAGGGCTGCCGGTTTTTAGGGTCGTTCCCGTATCTGCCGATTAAACGCAATTTGTAG
- a CDS encoding AMP-binding protein, translating into MSGNKELWNKTIGQRLDELARDYPDREAVVYNDVPYRRTWKEFNDECDVIARGLLELGVGKGDHVAVWATNVPEWLLTFYATIKIGAVLVTVNTAYKVFELEYLLRQSDSKVLVMIDGWKSNSYVDIVNELCPMLANQNPERLKLPMLPCLKNILYVGEKTPAGMLNFNVLYERAKETPPEMLSALAEQLNADEVINMQYTSGTTGFPKGVMLTHKNILNNGRFIGDNMKFTENDRLCITVPLFHCFGMVLAMMACISHASTMVPVDMFNAEKVMRTLDNQKCTAVHGVPTMFIAMLEHPDFSKYNFSHLRTGIMAGSPCPIKTMQDVIDKMGMRDITIVFGQTEASPGCTMSTTDDTIERRVATVGRDLPGCENKIVDTETGETLGPGKPGEFCSRGYHIMKGYYKMPEATRQAIDKDGWLHTGDIAMVDEDGYYKITGRLKDMIIRGGENIYPKEIEDFLYHLPEVSDVQVVGIPSKKYGEEIMAFIVLKEGKTLTEEDVKNAVTKSMARHKTPAHVAFVKEFPMTASDKIQKFKLREMAVKIYHLEDAAGIETA; encoded by the coding sequence ATGAGCGGAAACAAAGAGCTTTGGAATAAAACGATCGGTCAGCGCTTGGATGAACTGGCGCGTGATTATCCCGACCGTGAGGCCGTGGTCTATAACGATGTGCCCTACCGCAGAACCTGGAAGGAATTCAACGATGAATGCGACGTGATCGCACGCGGACTGCTTGAACTCGGTGTCGGCAAGGGCGACCATGTTGCCGTCTGGGCAACCAATGTGCCCGAATGGCTGCTGACTTTTTACGCCACTATTAAAATCGGCGCGGTGCTGGTCACGGTAAACACCGCTTATAAGGTTTTTGAGTTGGAATATCTGCTGCGCCAGTCCGATTCCAAGGTGCTGGTGATGATCGACGGCTGGAAATCCAACAGCTACGTCGATATCGTCAATGAGCTCTGCCCCATGCTTGCGAACCAAAATCCCGAGCGGCTGAAGCTGCCGATGCTGCCCTGTTTGAAAAACATCCTTTACGTCGGCGAAAAGACCCCGGCGGGGATGCTGAATTTTAACGTATTATACGAGCGGGCAAAAGAGACCCCGCCCGAGATGCTCTCGGCGCTGGCGGAACAGCTCAATGCCGACGAGGTTATCAATATGCAGTACACCAGCGGCACGACAGGATTCCCGAAAGGGGTCATGCTGACGCATAAGAACATATTAAATAACGGGCGCTTTATCGGCGACAACATGAAATTTACCGAAAACGACCGGTTGTGCATCACGGTGCCGCTGTTTCACTGTTTTGGCATGGTGCTGGCGATGATGGCCTGCATCTCCCACGCTTCGACGATGGTGCCGGTCGATATGTTCAACGCCGAAAAGGTCATGCGAACCCTCGACAACCAAAAATGCACCGCCGTTCACGGCGTTCCGACGATGTTTATTGCGATGCTGGAGCATCCCGATTTTTCTAAATATAATTTCTCCCATCTGCGCACCGGCATTATGGCCGGATCGCCGTGTCCGATCAAGACCATGCAGGATGTGATCGATAAAATGGGTATGCGCGATATTACGATCGTCTTTGGCCAGACAGAAGCCAGCCCCGGCTGCACCATGTCCACGACCGACGATACGATTGAGCGCCGCGTTGCCACGGTCGGCCGCGACCTGCCCGGCTGCGAGAACAAGATTGTCGACACCGAGACCGGCGAGACCCTCGGCCCGGGAAAACCCGGTGAATTTTGCTCGCGCGGCTATCATATCATGAAGGGTTACTACAAGATGCCCGAGGCCACACGCCAAGCCATTGACAAGGACGGCTGGCTGCACACCGGAGACATCGCCATGGTCGACGAGGACGGTTATTATAAAATCACAGGCCGCCTGAAGGACATGATTATCCGCGGCGGCGAGAATATTTACCCCAAAGAGATCGAGGACTTTTTGTACCACTTACCTGAGGTCAGCGACGTGCAAGTCGTCGGCATCCCGAGCAAGAAATACGGCGAAGAGATCATGGCATTTATCGTTTTAAAGGAGGGCAAAACCCTGACCGAAGAAGACGTCAAAAATGCCGTTACGAAGAGCATGGCCCGACACAAGACCCCGGCGCACGTCGCCTTTGTCAAGGAGTTCCCGATGACGGCAAGCGACAAGATTCAGAAGTTTAAACTTCGTGAGATGGCAGTTAAGATCTACCACCTCGAGGATGCGGCGGGCATCGAAACCGCTTGA
- a CDS encoding sugar phosphate isomerase/epimerase — protein sequence MKLSFTTAGCPGWTFDEIFAVAKDLGIQGIEIRGMGDVIFAPDIPIFASEEIESTKKRMSDAKMEFPVLDSTAALGVADIAQAAMIEAKAYIDLAAKLGTSYIRVMVSPKAEPTHADLELCEKQYRELCDYGAAKNVSPLMETNGVFGDSKLLAKFMQKVNHAGSGVLWDIHHPYRFFGETPEQTVQNIGKYIRHTHIKDSVMTDGAIVYKMMGYGDVPITDAVAALKKIGYEGYISLEWLKRYNPYLQEPGIVFAHFASFMSYIFEEA from the coding sequence ATGAAACTATCATTCACCACTGCCGGCTGCCCCGGTTGGACATTCGATGAAATTTTCGCGGTCGCGAAGGATTTGGGCATTCAGGGCATTGAGATCCGGGGGATGGGCGATGTGATTTTTGCGCCCGATATCCCGATTTTTGCATCCGAAGAGATCGAGAGCACCAAAAAGCGGATGTCCGACGCCAAGATGGAATTTCCGGTACTCGACTCGACCGCAGCGCTCGGCGTCGCCGACATCGCACAGGCGGCGATGATCGAGGCCAAGGCCTATATCGATCTTGCGGCGAAACTCGGCACCAGCTATATCCGCGTGATGGTCAGCCCGAAAGCCGAGCCGACGCACGCCGATCTCGAACTCTGCGAAAAGCAATACCGCGAATTGTGCGATTACGGCGCCGCGAAAAACGTGTCCCCGTTAATGGAGACCAACGGCGTCTTTGGCGATTCCAAGCTGCTGGCGAAATTTATGCAAAAAGTCAATCACGCCGGCAGCGGGGTTCTATGGGATATTCACCACCCCTACCGCTTTTTCGGCGAGACGCCCGAACAGACGGTGCAGAATATCGGCAAATATATTCGTCACACCCATATCAAGGATTCGGTGATGACCGACGGCGCGATCGTCTACAAGATGATGGGTTATGGAGACGTGCCGATCACCGACGCGGTCGCAGCGCTCAAAAAAATCGGTTACGAGGGTTATATATCGCTGGAGTGGCTCAAGCGCTATAACCCCTATCTGCAGGAACCGGGCATTGTGTTTGCGCACTTTGCCAGCTTTATGAGCTATATTTTCGAGGAAGCATGA
- a CDS encoding GNAT family N-acetyltransferase, with the protein MIEIRPLADVPIEAVTDAFNAAFSDYELPFTATPAYLSERFAASGVRYDLSYGAFDGGRLVGFMVNSADDYGGVNAAFDAATGIIPEYRGQGLIYRIANTAMTELAENGIQKYTLEVLQSNERAIHIYEKLGLAITRNFFCYTGMPKLRADAKHGVIVVPVSDFTEELREFPRDWLPSWENSDAAILRNAANVEVAYITEKGNIAAYVVFHRTRGLIHQLWVRPEYRRRGFATALVKYVWERFGKVTVNNIDQDDESASAFWSASGLRLYARQFMMEKMI; encoded by the coding sequence ATGATCGAAATCAGGCCGCTGGCCGACGTCCCGATTGAGGCGGTTACGGACGCCTTTAATGCCGCATTTTCCGATTATGAACTGCCTTTTACCGCGACACCCGCTTATTTGAGCGAGCGGTTCGCGGCATCCGGCGTGCGTTACGATCTCTCTTACGGCGCGTTTGACGGTGGTCGGTTGGTCGGGTTTATGGTCAACTCTGCGGACGACTACGGCGGTGTGAATGCGGCTTTCGACGCGGCTACAGGAATTATTCCCGAATATCGCGGGCAGGGGCTGATTTATCGGATCGCAAACACAGCGATGACCGAACTGGCTGAAAATGGTATTCAAAAATATACGCTTGAGGTGCTTCAATCTAACGAGCGGGCCATTCATATCTATGAAAAACTCGGGCTTGCCATCACCCGCAATTTCTTTTGCTATACCGGTATGCCGAAACTGCGAGCCGACGCAAAACACGGGGTCATAGTGGTTCCCGTTTCCGATTTCACTGAGGAACTGCGAGAGTTCCCGCGTGACTGGCTGCCTTCATGGGAGAACAGCGACGCGGCCATTCTGCGCAATGCAGCTAACGTCGAGGTCGCCTACATCACCGAAAAGGGCAATATCGCGGCATATGTTGTTTTTCACCGCACCAGGGGGTTGATTCACCAACTCTGGGTGCGGCCCGAATACCGGCGCAGAGGTTTTGCGACGGCATTGGTCAAATATGTTTGGGAGCGCTTCGGCAAGGTCACAGTCAATAACATCGACCAGGACGACGAATCCGCTTCGGCGTTTTGGAGTGCAAGCGGACTGCGGCTTTATGCCCGGCAGTTCATGATGGAAAAGATGATTTGA